The following are encoded in a window of Sebastes umbrosus isolate fSebUmb1 chromosome 7, fSebUmb1.pri, whole genome shotgun sequence genomic DNA:
- the tnfaip1 gene encoding BTB/POZ domain-containing adapter for CUL3-mediated RhoA degradation protein 2: protein MSGDSCLPQHHTHSSLSTSSAPPLACPKTKTCSYRGAGGLGNKYVRINVGGTLFYTTLQVLTRQNSMLKAMFSGKKEVFTDKEGWILIDRSGKHFGSILCYLRDGTVAVPKGRQAVEELLAEAKYYLVQGLVELCENTLQGNKEQPLCVIPVITSSKEEERLIQSSTKPVVKLVYNRSNNKYSYTGNSDDNLLKNIELFDRLSLSFNGRVLFIKDVIGDEICCWSFYGQGRKLAEVCCTSIVYATEKKQTKVEFPEARIYEETLNTLLYETMPPPDNTLLEATRRSYTNCGSHSEEEEGPGGAERVRRIHVKRYSTYDDRPLGH from the exons ATGTCCGGGGACAGCTGCCTGCCTCAGCATCACAcgcactcctccctctccacctcctcagCCCCTCCTCTGGCCTGTCCCAAGACCAAGACCTGCAGTTATCGAGGAGCGGGGGGCCTGGGCAACAAGTATGTCCGGATCAACGTCGGTGGGACCCTGTTTTACACCACGCTGCAAGTGCTGACGAGGCAGAACTCCATGCTGAAAGCCATGTTCAGTGGAAAGAAGGAAGTGTTCACTGATAAAGAAG GTTGGATCCTGATCGACCGCAGTGGGAAACACTTTGGCAGCATCCTGTGCTACCTGCGTGACGGCACAGTCGCCGTACCCAAAGGTCGTCAGGCTGTCGAGGAGCTGCTAGCTGAGGCAAAGTATTACCTCGTCCAGGGCCTGGTGGAGCTTTGTGAAAACACCCTGCAG ggcAATAAGGAGCAACCCTTGTGTGTTATACCTGTGATCACCTCCAGTAAGGAAGAGGAGAGGCTCATCCAGTCCTCTACCAAG CCTGTGGTGAAGCTGGTGTACAACAGAAGCAATAACAAGTACTCCTACACCGG TAACTCGGACGACAACCTGTTGAAGAACATCGAGCTGTTTGACAGGCTGTCTCTCAGCTTCAACGGCCGCGTCCTCTTTATCAAAGACGTGATCGGAGACGAGATCTGCTGCTGGTCCTTTTACGGTCAGGGTCGCAAGCTGGCCGAGGTCTGCTGCACCTCCATCGTCTACGCCACAGAGAAGAAGCAGACCAAG GTGGAGTTTCCTGAAGCTCGCATCTATGAGGAGACTCTGAACACCTTGCTTTACGAGACAATGCCGCCGCCCGACAACACCTTGCTGGAGGCCACGCGTCGGAGCTACACCAACTGCGGATCTCacagcgaggaagaggaggggccCGGAGGAGCTGAGCGCGTCCGCCGAATCCACGTCAAGAGGTACAGCACGTACGATGACCGGCCACTGGGACACTGA
- the ift20 gene encoding intraflagellar transport protein 20 homolog produces the protein MAKDPLAEAGFYFDELNKLRVLEPDVSQKTSELKEECKEFVDKIGQFQKIVGGLIELVDELAKEAETEKMKAIGARNLLKSVAKQREAQQQQLQALIAEKKMQLERYRIEYEALSKVESEQNEFIDQFILQK, from the exons ATGGCTAAAGACCCATTAGCTGAGGCGGGCTTTTATTTCGATGAACTCAACAAGCTGCGGGTACTGGAGCCCGATGTCAGCCAGAAAACCTCAGAGCTCAAGGAAGAGTGTAAAGAATTTGTGGACA AAATTGGCCAGTTTCAGAAGATAGTGGGGGGTCTGATTGAGCTGGTGGACGAACTGGCTAAAGAAGCGGAGACAGAAAAGATGAAG GCTATCGGGGCCAGGAACCTGCTGAAGTCCGTGGCGAAGCAGAGAGAGGCTCAACAGCAGCAACTTCAGGCTCTCATAGCGGAGAAGAAGATGCAACTTGAGAG ATATCGTATCGAGTATGAAGCCTTGTCCAAAGTAGAGTCAGAGCAGAACGAGTTTATCGACCAGTTTATTCTTCAGAAGTGA
- the lyrm9 gene encoding LYR motif-containing protein 9, whose protein sequence is MLPLVGAELTPVQLYRHLLRCCRLLPSAAMQKHYRHAIRQGYVSHSDEDDQERIQMIIQRAIADAGWILDKYTKKK, encoded by the exons ATGCTGCCTTTAGTTGGAGCTGAGCTGACCCCAGTGCAGCTCTATCGACATCTCCTGAGATGCTGCAGGCTGCTACCGTCAGCAGCCATGCAGAAGCATTACCGACATGCCATAAGACAG GGTTACGTCAGTCACTCAGATGAAGACGACCAAGAGAGAATACAAATGATCATCCAAAGAGCGATCGCAGACGCGGGCTGGATTCTTGATAAA TATACCAAGAAGAAGTGA